A window of Streptomyces sp. NBC_01241 genomic DNA:
AGCGCTGCGTCCTACCGGGCCGCGGTCCGGCGTGGCATGGCGCCGGAGGCGCTGCACTCGCAGGGCGTCAGCACCAGCAGCAAGGGGGCCAAGGAGAACGAGGAGATCTACGTCGTCGACGGCACGGCGTACCTCAAGCAAGGGGGCGCACCGTGGAAGGACGCGCCCGCTTCCGATGCCGAGATGCGGAACAAGGTCGAGGACCCGGTCGCGGCCATCGAGGAGTTCCGGGCGTACGCGCGGGCCGCCACCGGCGACGAGGTGAAGCTGACCGCGGTGGACGGCACGGTCGAACTCCGCGTCGGCAGCGACAAGCAGAAGCTGACAGCCGTCCGGGACCGTGCGTGGGTGAAGAAGGCGATGCGGGAGTTCGACCCCACTGCCGAGCGGCTCCGCACGGCCGGCATCCCGGTGAGCGACGCGCAGCTCACCTTGTCCGGCCTGGAGGAGGTGTTGGTCCTGGACGCGACGACGTACCGCATCAAGAGCCACCGCTTCGAGTTCGGCTTTCTGATCCCTTACGGCGGACAGGACATCACTTTCGAGCAGGACGTACAGCAGGAGAACCAGGGCACGTTCAACGGGAAGATCGAGCTTCCCGCCGGCGTGCGCTGACCTGGTCCGCAGTTTCGGCAGCCGGAGGCCGGCTCTCCGCGCCGCCCCACTTGGTTTCGGCGACTGTCACTCGCCGATGCGGCGCACCGGCTGGCCCGTGACACGGGCAATCGCCTCGAAGTCAGCATCCTGGTGGAGGACTGCGAACTTGTGATGTCGGGCAGGGACGGCGACGAGTAGGTCAACGGGGCTGGCGCACTGATGCCACCCCCTGTCCGCGAGGCGTTGCCGCAGGGGACGGGGCGCGAATACCGCCGAACAGGGCCGGCATCGCCCCGTGCCGCAGGACGTCCAGGTCGTCGATGCTGTCCACACCCGCGACCATCCCGGCCACGATGTGGTGACCTTGGCACCCGCCGCAGCCCCCGCACCGTTCCTTGCTCCGGTCAGCTTCACCTTCGCAGCCACCAGTCGCGGCAGGCCGCACCGCTTGGCCAGCCGCATCACCGGGACCAGCCCGGCCTGCGCGATCAGATTCGAGTCATCGAACACAGCAGAGACCGCTGCCGGAGTGTGGGTAGCTTGCATCTACGAGGTGCCTTGCTGATTGCGCCTGACCGGACGGATCAGTCAGGAAACTAGCGTCCGAGAAGTTCGAGCGCGGCCCGGACAGAGTCCAGAAGCGGCTGGCCGATCGTCCCGACGGTGGCGGCAATGGCAGCGAGGGCCATCAGCGACCGGCGCCGGGTCGCCGGCTCGGCGGACGGGCCGGCCGCGAGGACGGGCAGCGCGTTGTCGATGGACGCCTGGTCCTCCTCGGGCACCTCGCCGCGCAGCGCCCGCGCCAGCTCGACGACGGCCCGCAGCGTGTCCTCCAGAGTGGGCTGCGGGGCGTGATGGTTGTGGACGATGCCTGTGTGGCCGTCGCCGCCATTGATGACGACCTCGTCTCCGAAGTGGTAGTTCCCGCCCGTCACTTCGACACCCCCGTGTGACCGATACCGCCGTAGATGTTCACCGAGTCGCCGAAATGGTAGTTGCCGTAGTTGGTGATCGCCAGCGATGTCACCGAGGCGTGGAACTCCGCGTCCGGCCGGTCGATCGCCTCGGCGATCGAGTACACGAGCCCGTTCAGGTACTCGAGTTTTCCCGTCACCAGGGCCGTGGACCGGCCGTTCGTCTCGACGGCGAGGACGGGGTGGCTCGCGGCGAAGACCACGCCAACCATCTCGGCGAAGAAGTAGATGAGCATGCCCACGACGACCACCAGGAAGAACTGGAACACGCCTTCGAGGTCGGAGGAGGATCCGTATCCGTACGACCCTCCCGACGAATCGGAGAGCCACATCAGGAGAAAGAGCAGGAGCAGGGTGAACCCGCCTCGCCTCAGGAACCGCGTGAACGCCTCTCCGCGACGCGGCGTCAGCTCGAAGGTGTAGACGCGGACGATATTCTCCAGCGGGTAGGCGGCCCCGTGCACCCAGAGTAGCCGCTTGCTGATGACAAGGCCGTCGCGTGGCGGGACACCCGGCGCGACACGGGGCGACGGCGCGTGCGTCGGCTTTGGTGGTGGCGCTTCGGACGCTCCCATGCTTCCCCCTGAGATGGAACGGCTGTGGCGTGGCACTCATTACGTACCCGAACCACGTACCCCACAAGGAGAGTTCAGGTCTTCCGAGAGGCGAATTCGGCCACCGCGAGAGTGTAGGCGTGGACCAGGGGACGGGGAGCGTCCACGCGCCAGGCGTGGGCGAAGCGTCTACTGCGACGGGCTCCTCGGACGTCCGGCACCGGGGAAGCCGAAGAGCGTCCAGGACAACCAGGACGCGAAGGAGAAGGTGGAGAAGGCCGTGCCTGAGGAGAAGCAGGGCCGGCCGGTGCCGTCGAAAGGGAGCGGGACCGGGACCGGGAGCGGCGGAATGGACAGGGCCGCTGTCGGCTGAATCGCCGACCGGTCCGTCACTGGGGCGGATGGGCGTCGCACCCGACTCTCGAGCTGGTCGACGGGGGAACGGCGCTGGTCGGGATCCCGGACCGGCCGAACAGACGAGGACGACCGGCCGGACAGAGAGAGTTGAGGGGGAACGAGGACGACCGGGGCCGCCACCCCCCACAGGAGAGGCCCCGGTCGTCTTCCGCGGGGCCGTAGGACGACCCCGTACTCCTCTCAGCGCCGTCGCTGCGTTTTCTGTCACACCGCACCGTGCCGGGAGAACGTTGCAGCTTGTACAAGCCATGGACGCGAACCCCGCGAAGGACGTAGCGTGCTGAGTCGCGCAGGGTGGCGCGGCAGTGATGACCAGCTGCGATTCAGGACAGCAGGGCGGGTTGAGGGAGTGCTGGGGGACGACGCGGAGCTCACTGCCGCGGTGCTCGCGGCGCAGGACGGGGACGAAGACGCCTTCCGTACTGTGTACCGCGCGGTGCAGCCGCGGCTGCTGGGCTATATACGGACGTTGGTGGGGGAGCCGGACGCCGAGGACGTGGCGTCCGAGTCGTGGCTGCAGATAGCGCGAGACCTCGGCCGGTTCAGCGGCGACGCCGACCGCTTCCGTGGCTGGGCGGCGCGGATAGCCCGTAACCGTGCCCTGGACCATCTGCGCATGCGCGGCAGGCGCCCCGCGATCGGCGGCGACGAGTCGGAGCTGTCGGACAGGCCCGCCGAATCCGACACCGCCGACGAGGCGATGGAGGCCCTGGCCACCGGCCGCACGATGTCGCTCATCGCCCAACTGCCGCAGGACCAGGCCGAGGCCGTGGTGCTGCGGGTGGTCGTCGGCCTGGACGCGAAGAGCGCGGCGCAGACGCTGGGCAAACGGCCGGGAGCGGTACGCACCGCGGCGCACCGGGGACTGAAGCGGCTGGCGGAGCTGCTGCGCACCGAAAACGCCGGAGGCACCGAAATCGCCGAAATCGCCGGAAGTGCCGGAAGCGCGGACAGCTCAGGCGGTTCGGGTGGTGCGGGCGGTTCGGGCGACGCTGGTGGTGCTCCCGGCGACAGGGGCGGTGCGGACGGCGCGGTCCCCGACGGCGGCGCGGGCGTCGCCGTGGACCGGGCTCCCGCGGGCGATCCGGCGGGTCCGGCCGCCCCTCGCGAGAGCGCGGCAGGTCGGACGGCGGATCTCGGCGCCGTACCCGCTCAGCGCCTCTCCCGCAGCGGTCCGGCGGCGCCGGCCGGTGTGACGCATTCGCGTCTGTCGACGCAGAAGGACATGTGATGGCCGACGAGCACTGCGAATGGCTTGACAAGGACGCGGCGGAGAAATTGCTCCGCGGCGAACCGGTCGACCCCGTTGGCGGCCACTCGTGTACGGAAGCGGAGATGCTCGCGGCAGCACTGGACGCCGCGGCACGGGCCGCCCGCCCGGCCACCGGCGAACTGCCGGGCGAAGCCGCCGCGCTGGCCGCCTTCCGCACCGCCACGCACTCCGCGCGCGCGAGGACACAGGCGGCGAACCCGCAGGCGAAGGAGTACGCCGAACAGCCGGTCCAGCAAGCGGTCCAGCAACCGGTCGAGCAGCCCGTGGGGCCGCCGCCGACCGGCGTACTCGGCCCGGTGCACATCCGGCCCGTCTCCGGCGGGACCGCGCCGGACACCTCGGCTGCGGGCCCTCGCCGTACCCGCCCGCTGCGCTGGAGCCGGCCCATCCGCTTCGGGCTGGCCGCCTCCTTCGCGGGCTGCGCGATCGGCGGAATGGCCGTGGCCGCGGGCACCGGGATGCTCCCCGGACCGTTCGGCGGGCACGCCCCCGCACCGGCCACGTCCGTCTCGGTCGCGGCGACGCCCGACGCGCTCGGCTCGGGGTCCGGCACCGACGCGAGCCCGTCGCCGCCCGTCTCCCCGGAGACCAAACCCTCCGTGCCCCCGCCGAGCTCCTCCGCCCCCATGGACGGCCGGGACAGCGGAGCAACGGGCAAGGGAGACAAGGGCGGGAGCGGCGAGGGCAACCGGAAGTCCGACGGCGCCGGGAGCGGGTCCTCGACCGGCACCGAGAGCGGCCAGACACCCAAGGGCTCCGGAGCCGACGCCTCCGGCGAGTGGTACGCCAAGACGCTCAAGGCCTGCCGCGACTACCGCAACGGCAAGCTGGACGCCGACAGCCGGCGGAAGCTCGAAGCGCTGGCGCAGGGCGCCCGCAATCTGGACCGGTTCTGCGACCGGGTGGCCGCCAGAGCCGCGAAGGGCCAGAACGGCCGGAACGGCCGGAACGGCCAGGGCAGTCAGGGCAGTCAGGGCGGCGACAACAGCAGCGATGACGACCAGGGCGAGGACGGCGATTCGAACGGGGACGGGGCCGGGGCCGAGAGCTCCCGCGCGCTCCCGCGGATCTGGTTCACCTCCACTCCGTCGCCGTCACCTTCTCCGTCGGCCTCGAATCGGGCCTCGAATCCCGTCTCTGATCCGGTCCCGAAATCGGCCTCGGCCGTCCCGTCGGCGGTGGCCCGGGCGGTCGGCGCGGCCACGCGCCAACTCCGCTGAGAGCCGGACGCGCCAGTCCCTTGCACGCCGCCACCGGGTGCGACGTGCGGGTGCGACGTGCGGGGGCGACATCCGGGTGTGACATCCGGGTGTGACATTTTTCGAGGCTCTGTCGCAGTACTGAGTGAGCCGACTGGTCATCGGCAGCGCTCAGAGCCGGGGTTCCCCCCGTACCTGCGGCTCAGCGCAATGGCGCGGGCGGGACACGTTCCCCCGGTCCCGTCCGCGCCCCTTTTTCCTCCGGCCGGGCCCCCGCCCTACCCGTAGACGACGACCTTGTCGCCCGTCCTCACCTGGGCGAAGAGCGCGGCGACCTTTCCCTCGTCCCGGACGTTGACGCAGCCGTGCGAGGCGCCGCTGTAGCCGCGGGCAGCGAAGTCCGCCGAGTAGTGCACCGCCTGGCCGCCGCTGAAGAACATCGCGTACGGCATGGCCGTGTGATAGATCGTCGACACGTGGTGCCGTGACTTCCAGTAGACGGAGAAGGTGCCCTCGCGGGTCGGCGTGTACTGAGAGCCGAAGCGGACGTCCATCGACGAGACGACGCGGCCGTCGATCATCCATGACAGCGTCCGGCTGTTCTTGCTGATGCAGAGCACCCGGCCCGTCATGCAGCGCTTGTCCGGCTTGGCGACGGGCACGGTGGTCGGCGGGTTCAGCTCGGCGGCCGTCGGCTCGTGCGTCATGCCGAGCAGCTTCTGCCAGGTGAGGGTGTCCGTCCTGCCCGTGGTGGAGAGGCCGCGCTTGCCCTGGAAGGACCGGACCGCGGCGGCCGTGAGGGTGCCGTAGTAGCCGGTGGGGGAGCGGTCGAAGTGGCCGATCTGCCGCAGCCGGGCCTGCAGTTCCCGTACCTGCTTGCCCTGGGCGCCGCTCGTCATCAGCGTCGTGCCCTGCGGGTCCGGCTTCGGTGCGGGCGTGGCGGGGGGCTCCGAGGACGGCGACGGCGACGACGCGTCCGGCGAGGGCGACCGGCCGGCGGGCTTGGCGTCGTCGGCCGCCGTGGTCCGGGGCGGTGCCGACGGCTCGCCGTCGACGGGCTGCGCCTTGCAGCCGGCGGTCGCGGCGGCCATGACGAGCACGGCGAGCGCCGCCGTGGCCGCGTGACGCGCCCCGCCCCGCGCCCCG
This region includes:
- a CDS encoding L,D-transpeptidase family protein, with translation MVRSISGSASRGRARGRAPGRKPGGAAGKVRGGARGGARHAATAALAVLVMAAATAGCKAQPVDGEPSAPPRTTAADDAKPAGRSPSPDASSPSPSSEPPATPAPKPDPQGTTLMTSGAQGKQVRELQARLRQIGHFDRSPTGYYGTLTAAAVRSFQGKRGLSTTGRTDTLTWQKLLGMTHEPTAAELNPPTTVPVAKPDKRCMTGRVLCISKNSRTLSWMIDGRVVSSMDVRFGSQYTPTREGTFSVYWKSRHHVSTIYHTAMPYAMFFSGGQAVHYSADFAARGYSGASHGCVNVRDEGKVAALFAQVRTGDKVVVYG
- a CDS encoding RNA polymerase sigma factor, whose amino-acid sequence is MLGDDAELTAAVLAAQDGDEDAFRTVYRAVQPRLLGYIRTLVGEPDAEDVASESWLQIARDLGRFSGDADRFRGWAARIARNRALDHLRMRGRRPAIGGDESELSDRPAESDTADEAMEALATGRTMSLIAQLPQDQAEAVVLRVVVGLDAKSAAQTLGKRPGAVRTAAHRGLKRLAELLRTENAGGTEIAEIAGSAGSADSSGGSGGAGGSGDAGGAPGDRGGADGAVPDGGAGVAVDRAPAGDPAGPAAPRESAAGRTADLGAVPAQRLSRSGPAAPAGVTHSRLSTQKDM
- a CDS encoding DUF6232 family protein produces the protein MGASEAPPPKPTHAPSPRVAPGVPPRDGLVISKRLLWVHGAAYPLENIVRVYTFELTPRRGEAFTRFLRRGGFTLLLLFLLMWLSDSSGGSYGYGSSSDLEGVFQFFLVVVVGMLIYFFAEMVGVVFAASHPVLAVETNGRSTALVTGKLEYLNGLVYSIAEAIDRPDAEFHASVTSLAITNYGNYHFGDSVNIYGGIGHTGVSK